From the genome of Nicotiana sylvestris chromosome 2, ASM39365v2, whole genome shotgun sequence, one region includes:
- the LOC104228250 gene encoding E3 ubiquitin-protein ligase MPSR1-like encodes MDSRSSRESITSITVQNLQGPSPPATKAAIEALPIVEIVREEEEKRTECAICLLEFQVGGKAKEMPCKHRYHPNCIDPWLRVHGSCPVCRYKMPVERPKLVGRTIDRYSFESGWDELPREMEIDSFFSDYN; translated from the coding sequence ATGGATTCCAGAAGTAGCAGGGAATCAATCACGAGTATTACTGTTCAGAATCTGCAGGGGCCTTCACCGCCGGCAACAAAGGCTGCGATAGAGGCACTGCCAATTGTTGAAATTGtacgagaagaagaagaaaagaggacTGAATGTGCTATCTGTTTGCTGGAATTTCAAGTCGGTGGAAAAGCTAAAGAGATGCCATGTAAGCATCGTTATCACCCCAATTGTATTGATCCGTGGTTGCGGGTGCATGGATCCTGTCCAGTTTGTAGGTATAAGATGCCTGTGGAGAGACCGAAATTAGTTGGCCGTACGATTGATCGGTATTCTTTTGAATCTGGCTGGGATGAATTACCCAGAGAAATGGAAATTGACAGCTTCTTTTCTGATTATAATTAA
- the LOC138882325 gene encoding uncharacterized mitochondrial protein AtMg00810-like encodes MNVIGETKSMLSSHFDMKDLDEAYFILGMKITRTCDGIFLDQSHYVEKILIKYSFIDCKHVLTPFDSSIHLFPVQSNNDVINQKEYASLIGSLRHVTDCTRFDIAYTVEVLSRFTIKPDNEY; translated from the coding sequence ATGAATGTTATTGGAGAAACGAAAAGCATGCTTAGTAGCCATTTTGACATGAAAGATTTGGATGAGGCATATTTCATTCTTGGAATGAAAATTACTAGAACATGTGATGGAATTTTCCTTGACCAATCACATTATGTTGAGAAAATTTTgataaaatatagttttattgATTGCAAGCATGTTCTAACCCCTTTTGATTCAAGTATTCACTTATTTCCTGTACAAAGTAACAATGATGTGATAAATCAAAAGGAATATGCTAGCTTAATCGGGAGCTTGAGACATGTGACTGATTGTACTCGGTTTGATATTGCATACACAGTAGAAGTACTTAGCAGGTTTACAATTAAGCCAGATAATGAATATTGA